TGATTTTATTACTAGAAGTCAGAACTTTGAGTATAAAAATATTGACGAAACAAAATCATCACCTTTAGCAAAAAAGTTATTCTTTTTACCATTCGTAAAAACCGTTTATATTTCTGCAAACTTTGTTGCGGTAGAACGTTTTTCTATTGTTGAATGGAGCGAAGTTCAGGACGAAGTTGCTAAAATGATTGAAGAATTTATTGAGGCAGGTGGTAAAGTAATTGATATCGACGAATCGTCAATTAAAAAAATTCCGATCGAGGTTTACAGCGAATCTACTCCTAACCCATCGGTACTGAAATTTGGGGTAAATAAAAAATTAACCTCAACTCATGTAGAATGTAAAAATATTGACGAAGCTGCAGTTTCGCCATTAGCAAAAGCATTATTCAACTTCAATTACGTAAAAGAAGTTTTTATTGATGAAAACGTAATTTCTGTAACCAAATATGACGTAGTTGAATGGATGGAAGTTACAACTGAGATTCGTTCTTTCATTAAAAAATTTATTGAAGAAGGTAATATTGTAGTTGATGAAGATGCATTAATAAAAACAGAAGCACACGTACAAAAACAAGATGAGTATTTTGATAATTTAGATGTTACTTCGCAACAAATTATCAACATTTTAGAAGAATATGTTAAACCGGCTGTTCAGTCTGACGGTGGAAATATTGCTTTTAAATCGTACAACGACGAAACTAAAATGGTTCATGTAATTTTACAAGGTGCTTGTAGCGGATGTCCGTCTTCTACCTTTACGTTAAAAAACGGAATCGAAAACATGTTACGCCAAATGTTAAACAACAACGAAATTGTAGTTGAAGCAACAAATGCTTAACAAAAACAAATAACGAAAAAGAAAAGGCTTAGAAAATTCTAAGCCTTTTCTTTTTACAAAATATACCATAAATTGTACACATAAAATTA
This genomic window from Flavobacterium agricola contains:
- a CDS encoding NifU family protein encodes the protein MFKVTIKETQNPTIIKFEFPDFITRSQNFEYKNIDETKSSPLAKKLFFLPFVKTVYISANFVAVERFSIVEWSEVQDEVAKMIEEFIEAGGKVIDIDESSIKKIPIEVYSESTPNPSVLKFGVNKKLTSTHVECKNIDEAAVSPLAKALFNFNYVKEVFIDENVISVTKYDVVEWMEVTTEIRSFIKKFIEEGNIVVDEDALIKTEAHVQKQDEYFDNLDVTSQQIINILEEYVKPAVQSDGGNIAFKSYNDETKMVHVILQGACSGCPSSTFTLKNGIENMLRQMLNNNEIVVEATNA